One window of Acidobacteriota bacterium genomic DNA carries:
- a CDS encoding sigma-70 family RNA polymerase sigma factor: MVQVDEARLARAFARGDRSAADTLVEATYRRIFAYLSRLCGGDADQAADLTQETYRKAWSALGTFNGRSKLSTWLFRIAYTTFLNHLRRPRRLVAVDQLEAESPLPQVDEDLGRSEEEEALRRAVLDLPEALRYTVTARFWGDLPVREIARQEEVTVVAIRKRLHKAYALIARALPQEAS; encoded by the coding sequence ATGGTGCAAGTCGACGAAGCACGGCTCGCCCGAGCCTTTGCCCGGGGCGACCGGTCGGCGGCGGACACGTTGGTGGAAGCGACCTATCGGCGCATCTTCGCCTACCTCTCTCGCCTGTGCGGCGGCGACGCTGATCAGGCGGCGGACCTCACCCAGGAAACCTACCGCAAAGCCTGGTCCGCCCTCGGTACTTTCAACGGCCGCTCCAAGCTCTCCACCTGGCTCTTCCGCATTGCCTACACCACCTTCCTGAATCACCTTCGCCGGCCCCGGCGGCTGGTGGCGGTGGACCAATTGGAGGCGGAATCTCCGCTGCCTCAGGTGGACGAAGACCTCGGCCGCAGCGAAGAGGAGGAGGCCCTGCGGCGGGCCGTGCTCGACCTTCCCGAGGCTCTGCGCTACACCGTAACCGCCCGCTTCTGGGGCGATCTGCCGGTGCGCGAGATCGCCCGCCAGGAAGAGGTGACGGTGGTCGCCATCCGCAAACGACTCCACAAAGCCTACGCCCTCATCGCCCGCGCCCTGCCGCAGGAGGCGTCATGA
- a CDS encoding von Willebrand factor type A domain-containing protein, with amino-acid sequence MNTDPKNLARRLSEPEETPEPPKDLADRIRADIPDVLPRPALPNAGEDSGAPRWRIAAVLVAAVLAGSLTWWVSQEVPMAPESVSEQEAAAAGTRAKTEAATEMVDEPSQIAPEAVQPIQEGEVQRGREEAALPADSEAARQPAPDPTPDPVPTPGAPPEVSAEVGEQRAERMGRLEELKRRARQPSQRDAEGAASEPGSAPRDQPARGDSQDLPEADFSFADAPTPPPVHREPRREVPPPPSSPASVAPPGRAQPAPQENASIALEDRAYRSLEKERRQLETELRALEEGRSDRKRRLAEPELARAQPVEPRVAPAPSTGGTAEPNGHPHGDMFFQHSGVNPFLDPAEDARSTFSLDVDRASFTLLRSYLDQGYRPPRDAVRVEEIVNALDAAGDPPTDRALHWSVEAAPTPFTQGPDYRLVRFHMASRPVVDRPAAALTLLVDVSGSMAQGGRIELVRRSFRLLLDRLQPGDRVALVTFGRRAQVVLEPTADLDRVRAALARLSPSGSTHAAAGLEAAYDLALRHLRPGAINRVILASDGVANTGETDGEALLERLAAGVEAGIELTALGFGMGNYNDILLEKLADDGDGNYAYIDTLDEAEEVLGTQLGATLLTVAEDARVQVEFEPALVDRYRLLGYENRDLPDRDFRNTASDGGEIGAGHRVTALYEIKLRPEAFESTDAFAALRFRYRDPSSREWIEQELPLTARDLAPSWRAASPEFRQAALAAELAEILRGSYWARESSLAEVARRAHALATERPGNAQAAELARLTARAAGL; translated from the coding sequence ATGAATACCGATCCCAAGAACCTCGCCCGCCGTCTGTCCGAGCCGGAGGAAACGCCCGAGCCGCCGAAGGATCTGGCGGATCGCATCCGCGCCGACATCCCCGACGTACTGCCCCGGCCGGCGCTGCCCAACGCCGGCGAAGACTCCGGTGCTCCGCGCTGGCGCATCGCGGCGGTGCTCGTCGCCGCGGTGCTCGCCGGCAGCTTGACCTGGTGGGTTTCCCAGGAGGTGCCGATGGCGCCGGAGAGCGTTTCCGAACAAGAGGCTGCCGCGGCCGGTACCCGAGCCAAGACCGAGGCCGCGACGGAGATGGTAGACGAGCCTTCGCAGATCGCGCCGGAAGCGGTCCAGCCCATCCAGGAAGGGGAAGTCCAGCGGGGCCGCGAAGAGGCGGCGCTTCCGGCGGATTCCGAAGCTGCGAGGCAACCGGCGCCGGATCCGACGCCAGATCCAGTGCCCACCCCGGGGGCACCCCCGGAGGTGTCGGCCGAGGTGGGCGAGCAGCGGGCGGAGCGGATGGGCCGTTTGGAAGAGTTGAAGCGCAGGGCGCGTCAGCCCTCCCAGCGAGACGCGGAGGGTGCCGCCTCCGAGCCAGGTTCGGCACCGCGAGATCAACCGGCCCGGGGCGATAGCCAGGACCTTCCTGAGGCGGATTTCAGCTTCGCCGATGCTCCGACCCCGCCGCCCGTTCACCGGGAGCCGAGGCGCGAAGTGCCGCCGCCCCCATCGTCTCCCGCATCGGTCGCTCCTCCAGGTCGCGCGCAACCGGCACCGCAGGAAAATGCCTCGATCGCGCTCGAAGACCGGGCCTACCGATCTTTGGAGAAGGAGCGGCGCCAGCTCGAAACCGAACTCCGCGCCCTGGAAGAGGGTCGGAGTGACCGCAAACGCCGGCTCGCCGAGCCGGAGCTGGCGAGGGCTCAGCCGGTGGAGCCGAGGGTGGCTCCTGCGCCTTCGACGGGCGGCACCGCCGAGCCCAACGGTCATCCGCACGGCGACATGTTCTTCCAGCACAGCGGAGTCAACCCGTTCCTCGATCCGGCGGAGGACGCTCGGTCGACCTTCTCGCTGGATGTGGATCGCGCTTCCTTCACTCTGCTGCGCTCTTATCTGGATCAGGGGTACCGGCCGCCGCGGGACGCGGTGCGGGTGGAGGAGATCGTCAACGCCCTGGACGCCGCCGGCGATCCGCCGACGGATCGCGCCCTCCACTGGTCCGTCGAGGCGGCGCCGACACCCTTCACGCAGGGTCCCGACTATCGGCTGGTGCGCTTCCACATGGCCTCCCGCCCGGTGGTCGATCGGCCCGCCGCCGCCCTCACCTTGCTGGTGGACGTCTCCGGGTCGATGGCGCAAGGCGGGCGGATCGAGCTGGTGCGCCGGTCCTTCCGGCTGCTCCTCGACCGCCTCCAGCCGGGCGACCGGGTGGCCCTGGTGACCTTCGGCAGGCGCGCCCAGGTGGTGCTCGAACCGACGGCCGACCTGGATCGTGTGCGCGCTGCCCTCGCCCGCCTGAGCCCCAGCGGTTCCACCCACGCCGCGGCGGGTCTCGAAGCGGCCTACGACCTGGCTCTCAGGCACCTGCGCCCCGGCGCCATCAATCGCGTGATTCTGGCGAGCGACGGCGTCGCCAACACCGGCGAGACGGACGGTGAAGCTCTTCTGGAGCGCCTCGCCGCCGGTGTCGAGGCGGGCATCGAGCTGACCGCCCTGGGCTTCGGCATGGGCAACTACAACGACATCTTGCTGGAGAAGTTGGCCGACGACGGGGACGGCAACTACGCCTACATCGATACCCTGGACGAGGCGGAAGAAGTGCTCGGCACCCAGCTCGGTGCCACCCTGCTGACGGTCGCCGAGGACGCCCGGGTGCAGGTGGAATTCGAGCCTGCTTTGGTCGATCGCTACCGCCTGTTGGGGTATGAGAACCGCGACCTGCCGGACCGGGATTTCCGCAATACCGCCTCCGACGGCGGCGAGATCGGTGCCGGCCACCGGGTGACCGCGCTGTACGAGATCAAGCTGCGGCCGGAGGCCTTCGAGTCCACGGACGCCTTCGCCGCCCTGCGCTTCCGCTATCGGGATCCGAGTTCTCGCGAGTGGATCGAGCAAGAGCTGCCGCTGACCGCTCGAGACCTCGCTCCGAGCTGGCGCGCCGCCTCGCCGGAGTTTCGCCAGGCGGCCCTCGCCGCCGAGTTGGCGGAAATCCTCCGCGGCTCCTATTGGGCCCGCGAGAGCAGCCTTGCCGAGGTCGCCCGCCGCGCCCACGCCCTGGCAACGGAGCGGCCCGGCAATGCCCAGGCGGCGGAGCTGGCCCGCCTGACGGCGCGTGCGGCGGGGTTGTAG
- a CDS encoding TRAM domain-containing protein produces the protein MTDPPAARMTAGARLAELDVLELTIDKLIAGGEGIGRFEGIPIFVPRSAPQDRLRVRLVERRTGYGRAEILEVLQPSPARRQAPCPHFEPCGGCDLQHIDDAQQVRYKAEAVLDTLGHLSGLDLPPPRIYADQPWGYRLRTQIHTRVEGDRRPRVGYYARGTQKLVPVDACPVLLPVLENQLQELPAALSGDAPRRIDWVAGDDGQVSSAPVVAGLPQGPVGLAVETAVGKLRYVFDARCFFQGHRGLLGELIDVVIGEWQGDQAFDLYAGVGLFSVPLARRYRRVTAVEGDRVAVRYARRNLRQNQIVEKKDGEARQGKVVAYALDSWVKKLPAAADRVIVDPPRQGLQKSVRWALRRVLPARLTYVSCHPATLARDLQEFDASYRVESLALFDLFPQTGHMEAVVQLARRSGAEPVVDRPFPARPRRSPGRPRGGRPGGRPRRGSVRG, from the coding sequence TTGACCGATCCACCCGCCGCCCGCATGACCGCCGGAGCCCGCCTGGCCGAGCTGGATGTGCTGGAACTCACCATCGACAAGTTGATCGCCGGCGGCGAGGGCATCGGCCGCTTCGAGGGCATTCCCATCTTCGTGCCGCGATCCGCCCCCCAAGACCGTCTGCGGGTGCGCCTGGTCGAGCGCCGCACCGGCTACGGCCGGGCGGAGATCTTGGAGGTCCTGCAGCCGAGCCCCGCCCGCCGCCAAGCGCCGTGCCCGCACTTCGAGCCCTGCGGCGGCTGCGACCTGCAGCACATCGACGACGCCCAACAGGTGCGCTACAAAGCCGAAGCGGTGCTCGACACCCTGGGCCACCTTTCCGGCCTCGATTTGCCGCCTCCCAGGATCTATGCGGACCAGCCCTGGGGGTATCGCCTGCGCACCCAAATCCACACCCGCGTCGAGGGCGACCGCCGGCCGCGGGTGGGGTACTACGCCCGCGGCACCCAGAAGCTGGTGCCGGTGGACGCCTGCCCGGTGCTGCTGCCGGTGCTCGAGAACCAACTCCAGGAACTGCCGGCGGCGCTTTCGGGGGATGCACCGAGACGGATCGATTGGGTGGCCGGTGACGACGGCCAGGTATCGAGCGCGCCGGTGGTCGCCGGCCTGCCGCAGGGGCCGGTGGGTCTCGCCGTCGAGACGGCCGTCGGCAAGCTCCGGTACGTCTTCGATGCGCGGTGCTTCTTCCAGGGCCACCGCGGTCTGCTCGGTGAATTGATCGATGTGGTGATCGGCGAGTGGCAGGGCGATCAGGCCTTCGATTTGTACGCCGGGGTCGGGCTGTTCTCGGTTCCCTTGGCCCGACGCTATCGGCGGGTGACCGCCGTCGAGGGGGATCGCGTCGCCGTCCGCTATGCCCGCCGCAATCTGCGCCAGAATCAGATCGTTGAAAAGAAAGATGGCGAGGCCCGGCAGGGCAAGGTGGTGGCCTATGCCCTCGATAGCTGGGTGAAGAAGCTCCCCGCGGCAGCCGACCGGGTGATCGTCGATCCCCCTCGCCAAGGCCTACAGAAGTCGGTGCGGTGGGCTCTGCGGCGGGTCCTGCCGGCACGCCTGACCTATGTTTCCTGCCACCCGGCGACCTTGGCGCGCGATCTCCAGGAGTTCGATGCCAGCTACCGGGTGGAGAGTCTGGCGCTGTTTGATCTCTTCCCGCAGACCGGCCACATGGAAGCGGTGGTCCAGCTCGCTCGGCGGTCGGGGGCCGAGCCGGTGGTGGATCGCCCCTTTCCTGCGCGGCCTCGTCGTTCGCCGGGTCGTCCCCGGGGCGGGCGGCCGGGCGGGCGGCCAAGGAGAGGCAGTGTCCGGGGATAG